A genomic region of Melanotaenia boesemani isolate fMelBoe1 chromosome 21, fMelBoe1.pri, whole genome shotgun sequence contains the following coding sequences:
- the LOC121632208 gene encoding UDP-glucuronosyltransferase 2C1-like: MGSIPVASLLLGVGVLLLTGPSIQAGKILVFPVDGSHWVNMNLLIQNLHTKGHEVTVVRTATSWYVKESAPHYRSITVTLPQAIDIEEQDFFVTFLIKMLEIKREGGSVMAFMKFYWEMLTTLSNIHQQASLLVVEIFENKTLLKSIRDTQFDVVLLDPGLPVGVLVAHELKLPTVFNVRWITSGEGHFVVAPSPTSYVPTSGYAATDRMTFWERTKNFLFYFLNTCIDKLIVCPHYDRLVDRYFGPDVKFYHMLQGADIWLMRVDFVFEFPRPTMPNIAYIGGFQCKPSNPLSSELEEFVQSSGEHGFILMSLGTLVKGLPMEITSEIAAAFAQLPQKVIWRHAGEPPSNLGNNTLLMKWLPQNDLLGHPKIKAFVAHGGTNGVYETIYHAVPVIGIPLLFDQFENVLRLEARGAARVVDAAKLSRHSFLEALQDVLNNPSYRDNMRRLSSLHRDQPMHPLDAAVYWIEFVMRHKGAAHLRTESYKMPWYSYYSVDVICFLLTVVLVITAALAGSIRFLCLRLFRRRKSKQE, from the coding sequence ATGGGGAGCATTCCAGTAGCTTCTCTCCTTTTGGGTGTGGGTGTGTTACTCCTGACTGGTCCCAGCATCCAGGCTGGAAAGATTCTGGTGTTTCCAGTTGACGGTAGCCACTGGGTCAACATGAACCTCCTGATCCAGAATCTGCACACCAAGGGCCACGAGGTCACGGTGGTCCGCACTGCCACCAGCTGGTACGTGAAGGAGAGCGCACCACATTACCGCTCCATCACCGTCACTCTGCCACAAGCTATTGACATAGAGGAGCAGGACTTCTTCGTAACTTTTCTCATCAAGATGCTGGAGATCAAGAGGGAGGGCGGGTCCGTTATGGCTTTCATGAAGTTCTACTGGGAGATGCTCACCACGCTGTCAAACATTCACCAACAGGCCAGCTTGTTGGTGGTGGAAATATTTGAGAATAAGACTCTGTTGAAGAGTATTCGAGACACTCAGTTTGACGTGGTTCTTCTGGACCCAGGGCTGCCCGTCGGAGTTCTGGTGGCTCATGAACTCAAGCTGCCAACGGTTTTTAACGTCAGATGGATCACCAGTGGAGAAGGCCATTTTGTGGTGGCGCCGTCTCCAACGTCATATGTTCCAACTTCTGGATACGCCGCGACTGACAGGATGACGTTTTGGGAAAGAAccaaaaactttttattttacttcctcAACACGTGCATCGACAAGCTGATCGTGTGCCCTCACTACGACCGGCTGGTAGACAGGTACTTTGGTCCAGATGTGAAGTTCTACCACATGCTTCAAGGAGCAGACATCTGGCTCATGAGAGTGGACTTTGTTTTCGAATTTCCTCGACCGACCATGCCCAACATCGCCTACATTGGTGGATTTCAGTGTAAGCCCTCCAATCCTTTGTCATCAGAGCTGGAGGAGTTTGTTCAAAGTTCAGGAGAGCACGGCTTCATCCTGATGTCTCTCGGGACGCTGGTTAAAGGCCTTCCCATGGAAATCACCTCAGAAATAGCTGCTGCTTTCGCCCAGCTTCCTCAGAAGGTCATTTGGAGGCATGCTGGTGAACCTCCCAGCAATCTGGGCAACAACACCCTGCTGATGAAATGGCTGCCACAGAATGACCTGTTGGGTCACCCAAAAATTAAAGCCTTTGTGGCCCATGGAGGCACTAACGGGGTCTACGAGACCATCTACCATGCCGTACCAGTTATAGGTATTCCTCTTCTGTTTGACCAGTTTGAGAACGTTTTGAGACTTGAAGCAAGAGGGGCTGCGAGGGTGGTGGATGCAGCAAAACTCAGCCGTCACAGCTTTCTGGAAGCACTGCAAGATGTTCTTAATAATCCATCCTACAGGGATAACATGAGGCGTCTGTCCTCTCTCCATCGGGACCAGCCCATGCATCCTCTGGATGCTGCAGTGTACTGGATTGAGTTTGTCATGCGGCATAAAGGTGCTGCACATTTACGTACAGAGTCGTATAAGATGCCGTGGTATTCCTATTATTCTGTGGATGTTATATGCTTTTTGCTGACAGTTGTGTTGGTAATAACAGCTGCTTTGGCAGGATCCATAAGATTCCTATGCCTTCGACTTTTCAGGAGGAGAAAATCAAAGCAGGAGTAA
- the LOC121632211 gene encoding endonuclease domain-containing 1 protein-like isoform X1: MSHFFFYLLAVAFTAGCCPCAADVGDFTPCLLFFYRSWPPKGLTGTPICQRYHNQYRFATLYSRYRRSPWFSAYLYEVPEGKRPSASWKFEPQLAYPGADGNMVSFPPGPLDQNVVESQAVELDYINSTYSRGHLNPSLHHQTHECRSSTFTLTNVVPQKAGSNDGPWEILEQTVNKTLAAYCLTEAYVVTGIIPYASAEPWLRNHRVAVPEYMWSAYCCPNYNHSLPEELKQKFPTFAAIGRNDPNSTEEIVPIDKTAKKQFRGYDVRPMPLEMLEMYLKDRFNTVVSVFYEQCTGSG; the protein is encoded by the exons atgtcacattttttcttctatCTGCTCGCTGTGGCCTTCACCGCCGGCTGCTGCCCGTGTGCAGCTGATGTTGGGGATTTCACCCCATGTCTGCTGTTCTTCTACAGATCTTGGCCTCCAAAAGGTCTGACAGGGACCCCAATCTGCCAGCGCTACCACAACCAGTATCGCTTTGCCACGTTGTACAGCAGATACCGCCGCTCACCATGGTTCTCAGCCTATTTGTACGAGGTCCCTGAAGGAAAGAGGCCATCTGCTTCCTGGAAGTTCGAACCGCAG TTGGCCTATCCAGGAGCCGATGGCAACATGGTTTCCTTCCCGCCGGGACCCCTGGACCAGAACGTGGTGGAGAGCCAGGCAGTGGAGCTGGACTACATTAACTCCACTTACTCTCGCGGCCACTTGAACCCCAGCCTTCACCACCAGACCCATGAGTGTCGCTCCTCCACTTTCACCCTCACAAACGTGGTTCCTCAAAAGGCAGGATCCAACGATGGGCCCTGGGAGATCTTGGAGCAGACCGTTAACAAGACCTTGGCAGCCTACTGCCTCACAGAGGCCTACGTAGTGACTGGCATCATCCCATACGCCAGCGCCGAGCCCTGGCTCAGGAATCATCGGGTGGCGGTGCCGGAGTACATGTGGTCTGCCTACTGCTGCCCGAACTACAACCACAGTCTTCCTGaagaactgaaacaaaaatTTCCTACATTTGCTGCAATCGGACGCAACGACCCCAACAGCACAGAGGAGATTGTGCCGATCGACAAGACGGCCAAGAAACAGTTCAGGGGTTATGATGTGAGACCGATGCCACTGGAGATGCTGGAGATGTACCTGAAGGACAGATTCAACACAGTGGTCAGCGTTTTTTATGAGCAGTGCACCGGATCAGGCTGA
- the LOC121632212 gene encoding DELTA-actitoxin-Afr1a-like → MSETAEALAASLKTRRNVTIEITNLTNNYCLINPKVYLESGSCHSPPQPTVRPLKTEVCNFGKTSAKAMGAVGVLTYELFERQSNSARETLAILFSVPYDYNMYKNWLGLGIYNQGKECNKSLYEEMYYNKEQQGFVREEAKGCGLTFEGSSLDIKATMSPMGRAIMKVEVWDKLFAPMMQRPY, encoded by the exons ATGAGTGAAACAGCAGAAGCTTTGGCTGCAAGCCTGAAAACCAGAAGAAACGTCACCATCGAGATCACCAACCTCACCAATAACTACTGCCTGATTAACCCCAA AGTTTACCTGGAAAGCGGCAGCTGCCACAGCCCTCCCCAACCCACTGTGCGGCCCCTGAAGACTGAAGTCTGCAACTTTGGCAAGACCAGCGCTAAAGCCATGGGCGCAGTGGGCGTCCTGACATACGAGCTGTTTGAGAGGCAGAGCAACAGCGCTAGAGAGACACTAGCCATCTTATTCTCTGTGCCCTACGACTACAACATGTACAAGAACTGGCTGGGTTTGGGGATCTACAACCAGGGCAAAGAGTGCAACAAGAGTCTGTATGAAGAGATGTACTACAACAAAGAGCAGCAGGGCTTTGTGCGGGAAGAGGCCAAAGGCTGCGGGCTCACCTTTGAGGGCAGCAGCCTGGACATCAAGGCAACCATGTCCCCCATGGGCAGGGCCATTATGAAGGTGGAGGTTTGGGACAAGCTCTTTGCTCCCATGATGCAACGGCCTTACTGA
- the LOC121632211 gene encoding endonuclease domain-containing 1 protein-like isoform X2, with product MIHLFYQTSPPAAYHRSWPPKGLTGTPICQRYHNQYRFATLYSRYRRSPWFSAYLYEVPEGKRPSASWKFEPQLAYPGADGNMVSFPPGPLDQNVVESQAVELDYINSTYSRGHLNPSLHHQTHECRSSTFTLTNVVPQKAGSNDGPWEILEQTVNKTLAAYCLTEAYVVTGIIPYASAEPWLRNHRVAVPEYMWSAYCCPNYNHSLPEELKQKFPTFAAIGRNDPNSTEEIVPIDKTAKKQFRGYDVRPMPLEMLEMYLKDRFNTVVSVFYEQCTGSG from the exons ATGATTCACTTGTTCTATCAGACAAGCCCACCTGCAGCTTATCACAG ATCTTGGCCTCCAAAAGGTCTGACAGGGACCCCAATCTGCCAGCGCTACCACAACCAGTATCGCTTTGCCACGTTGTACAGCAGATACCGCCGCTCACCATGGTTCTCAGCCTATTTGTACGAGGTCCCTGAAGGAAAGAGGCCATCTGCTTCCTGGAAGTTCGAACCGCAG TTGGCCTATCCAGGAGCCGATGGCAACATGGTTTCCTTCCCGCCGGGACCCCTGGACCAGAACGTGGTGGAGAGCCAGGCAGTGGAGCTGGACTACATTAACTCCACTTACTCTCGCGGCCACTTGAACCCCAGCCTTCACCACCAGACCCATGAGTGTCGCTCCTCCACTTTCACCCTCACAAACGTGGTTCCTCAAAAGGCAGGATCCAACGATGGGCCCTGGGAGATCTTGGAGCAGACCGTTAACAAGACCTTGGCAGCCTACTGCCTCACAGAGGCCTACGTAGTGACTGGCATCATCCCATACGCCAGCGCCGAGCCCTGGCTCAGGAATCATCGGGTGGCGGTGCCGGAGTACATGTGGTCTGCCTACTGCTGCCCGAACTACAACCACAGTCTTCCTGaagaactgaaacaaaaatTTCCTACATTTGCTGCAATCGGACGCAACGACCCCAACAGCACAGAGGAGATTGTGCCGATCGACAAGACGGCCAAGAAACAGTTCAGGGGTTATGATGTGAGACCGATGCCACTGGAGATGCTGGAGATGTACCTGAAGGACAGATTCAACACAGTGGTCAGCGTTTTTTATGAGCAGTGCACCGGATCAGGCTGA